The window CCCCATCTCCGAGAAGAGCTCGGTAAGCCTGGGGACCACATACGTCAGAAGAAAGACCACCACTCCTATTCCTATGACTGTCATGGCGACCGGGTAGGTGAGGGCGGAGCGTATCTTTCGTCTCTGCCTGTCCTCGATGGCGTACTGAATGGAGATCTGCTCGAGGACGCCGGTCAGAGCGGCCGTTCGCTCGCCCGAGTCGACTATGCGCACAAGATCCTCCCTGAAAAGGCCGGTCTCCTCGAGCGCCGTCGAGAGGCGCTTGCCGGCATGCACGCTCTCATGAAGATGAAGGCAGGTGGCGGCGATCCTCTTGTCGGAGGAGTGGCGGCTGAGAAAGCGCAGCGCCTCGGCAAGCGGGATCCCCCTGTTGAGATACGCGGCGAGGCCTTTGCAGAAGAGCGAGTGATACGCAAGGGTGAAGACCTTGCCCTTCTTCACTGAGGCAGCGGCTCCCTCGACTATATCCACGGCCACGAGGTTCTGCTCCGCGAGCAGCTCTCCCGCCCTGACGCTCGACGGGGCGTCGATCACCCCTTTGCGCAGCTTGCCCGTCGCGTCGTAGGCCGAGTATCTATACGAGGGCATCTATCGCGCCTCCTCGGCGAACTCCGTGGCCGACACAACCCGGAGCAGCTCCTCCGGGGAGGTCCTGCCCTCGCGCAGCGCGTCGAGTCCAAGCTCCCAGAGGGTCCTGAATCCGTGCCTGCGAGCCTCCGCCCTTACCCTCGACTGAGGGGCGTTGGAGGCCACCATCTCCCTCAGTTCGTCGTCGAGCAGGAACTGCTCGTACAGCCCGACTCGTCCGATGAAACCGGTCCCCATACAGCTCGGGCATCCAGTTCCCCTGACGACCCTGTCCAACCCTTCCTTTCGGAAGAGGGAGGG of the Synergistaceae bacterium genome contains:
- a CDS encoding type II secretion system F family protein translates to MPSYRYSAYDATGKLRKGVIDAPSSVRAGELLAEQNLVAVDIVEGAAASVKKGKVFTLAYHSLFCKGLAAYLNRGIPLAEALRFLSRHSSDKRIAATCLHLHESVHAGKRLSTALEETGLFREDLVRIVDSGERTAALTGVLEQISIQYAIEDRQRRKIRSALTYPVAMTVIGIGVVVFLLTYVVPRLTELFSEMGQQLPMPTRILLAITDFLREWGVVLLILLALGFLLLRRRKKKFALPVFRRVREKITLSLVMSHLGTLLSAGIPLVQALNMASSMDANQERWLEAARLVKEGFRFDRALEKQGTFSEDVIYMLRVGEMGGDLPGAVKQVADMNWEDALESMERISTLAQPALVLFLGFSVGFVVLAILLPIFELSSLAG